A region from the Camelina sativa cultivar DH55 unplaced genomic scaffold, Cs unpScaffold06533, whole genome shotgun sequence genome encodes:
- the LOC109131853 gene encoding defensin-like protein 41, producing MKTLLGIIQVQGIKHLDCKERVGRLAPHRTCNKPDGAILCDRNCVKEGYNTGKCVMKGTSKNCICTM from the coding sequence ATGAAAACTCTATTAGGCATAATTCAAGTACAAGGAATTAAGCATTTGGATTGTAAAGAGCGAGTTGGCAGGCTTGCGCCGCATAGGACCTGTAATAAACCTGATGGTGCCATATTGTGTGACCGAAATTGCGTAAAAGAAGGTTATAACACAGGAAAATGTGTAATGAAAGGAACAAGCAAAAATTGCATCTGCACCATGTA